The following are encoded in a window of Megalops cyprinoides isolate fMegCyp1 chromosome 16, fMegCyp1.pri, whole genome shotgun sequence genomic DNA:
- the zgc:194312 gene encoding odorant receptor 131-2 produces the protein MSTKNETDHNYIAVRVCASTTSFVILAFFNLVINWTILRDEGLRSHARFVLVFHLLFSAFVYFGVCCAFYVQIYIDARTPAAACQTLITMLITSASNILLTLTAMALDRYAAICFPLKYSSMCWMQWPWLIGVLTWGIALITPLSLLSKMEEDFETRGGRCGRDLLKKGEVHKITLISLCALLILFSYCKILLESRRLGVLSPRNRVGRRTIAMHGTQLAVYILPNFVNFVLHLFQKHHYLQEGPKELFGVINFAFFSLAQCIAPIIYGLRKEELLEQLYHRFPCLSCHLKGILEWTVRTTQPCLRPQPRERAMTSQRLMSIELPRTSI, from the exons ATGTCGACAAAGAACGAGACAGACCATAACTACATCGCCGTTCGAGTGTGCGCTTCGACTACGTCCTTCGTAATTTTGGCTTTTTTCAACCTGGTTATAAATTGGACTATTCTACGTGATGAAGGACTTCGGAGCCATGCCCGCTTTGTCTTGGTTTTCCACCTGTTGTTCTCCGCCTTTGTCTACTTTGGGGTCTGCTGCGCGTTCTACGTACAGATATACATCGACGCCAGGACCCCAGCTGCCGCGTGCCAGACCTTGATAACTATGTTAATCACAAGCGCCTCGAACATCCTCCTCACCCTTACTGCGATGGCCCTGGACCGCTACGCTGCCATCTGCTTCCCGCTCAAGTACAGCTCCATGTGCTGGATGCAGTGGCCATGGCTCATCGGGGTACTAACTTGGGGCATAGCGCTCATCACCCCTCTGAGCCTATTGTCCAAAATGGAGGAGGACTTTGAAACAAGGGGAGGGCGATGCGGCCGCGATCTGTTGAAAAAAGGCGAAGTCCACAAAATCACGCTGATTTCACTGTGTGCGTTGCTCATTTTATTCAGCTACTGCAAAATCTTACTGGAGAGTCGGCGCCTCGGCGTGCTGTCTCCGCGCAACCGCGTCGGCCGCAGGACCATCGCCATGCACGGCACCCAGCTCGCCGTCTACATCCTCCCCAACTTCGTGAACTTCGTGCTGCACCTGTTTCAGAAGCACCATTACCTCCAGGAGGGTCCCAAGGAGCTGTTTGGGGTGATTAACTTTGCCTTCTTTAGTCTGGCGCAGTGCATAGCTCCGATCATCTACGGACTGCGTAAAGAGGAGCTTCTGGAACAGTTGTACCATCgctttccctgtctgtcttgcCACCTGAAAGGTATCCTGGAGTGGACCGTCCGAACCACACAGCCCTGCCTGCGTCCCCAGCCACG agagagagcgatgacTTCCCAAAGGCTCATGTCGATAGAGCTGCCACGGACATCTATATGA
- the ponzr1 gene encoding plac8 onzin related protein 1, with protein sequence MAVQQQITTVTTTNSSAAWTTGLCDCCSDMGTCCCGFWCFPCLQCQTASQYGWCCCMPLLDPFCMVVSCCLRKSMRERYGINGGFCGDCCVLCFCYPCAWCQMSREVKNRAQGTTVITQQIITA encoded by the exons ATGGCAGTGCAGCAGCAGATAACGACTGTCACCACGACAAACAGCTCCGCGGCCTGGACCACAGGGCTGTGCGACTGCTGCTCGGACATGGGCACCT gttGCTGCGGTTTCTGGTGCTTCCCTTGCCTGCAGTGCCAGACAGCCTCTCAGTATGGATGGTGCTGCTGCATGCCCCTGCTGGACCCCTTCTGTATGGTGGTCTCCTGCTGTCTCCGAAAATCCATGAGGGAGCGCTATGGCATCAAT GGGGGTTTCTGTGGTGACTGCTGCGTCCTCTGTTTCTGCTACCCCTGCGCCTGGTGCCAGATGTCCAGGGAAGTGAAGAATCGCGCCCAGGGCACCACAGTCATCACCCAGCAGATCATCACCGCATAG